The Paracoccus sp. MA DNA segment GCGTCGATCTCGGGGCCGAAATGCCGCATGGTCAGGTCATGGCGCGGATCGGCGAAGTGATAGGTGCCCAGCAGCGTGACCCGCCGGTCGCCCTTCTCGGCGCGCCAGAACAGGCCGTGGCGATAGGGCACGCCCTCGGCCGCGGCGTCCAGCTCGGCCCGCCGTTCCGGCGTCATGCGCTCGAACAGGTTCTGCCCCACGCAGTCCTGCGCCGCCGCGGGCAGGGCCAGGGCGGCGGCGGCAAGCAGGGCGGTCAGGATCGGCTTGAGGCGCATCTGTTCGGTTCCAGCAGCATCGACATGTGGCGGGCAGCATGGCACGGGCGCGCTGGCGGCGCCAGCCTAGCCGGGCAGCGGCAGTTCCTGCGGCGGCGGCGCCCCGGCGGCCACCGCGCGCCAGATGCGCTCGACCTGCGCGGCCTTGGCGGACCAGGTGAAATCGCGCATGACGCGGGCCTGCGCCGCCGCCGCCATCCCCGGCAGCACCGCCGGATCGGCGGCGATGGCCTCGAGCCGCGCGCGCAGTCCCGCCACCAGCTCGGCCCGGCTGCCCATGGGAATGCGAAAGCCGGTCGCCTGATCGACCAGCTCGCCCGGCCCGGCGTAATCCGCGACCACCGGCACCACGCCGAGCGCCATCGCCTCCAGCACCACCCCGCCGCCGAATTCCCGCACCGAGGGAAAGACCAGCAGCTGCGCCTGCGACGCGACGCCCTGCACCTGCTCGTGCGGCAGCCAGCCGTGGAACCGGACCGCCTGCTCCACCCCCTCGCGCGCCACCATCGCGCGCAGGCTGTCGCCCTGCGGCCCGTCGCCGACGATATCCAGCGTCAGCTGCCCGGCGCGCAGCAGCGGCAGCGCCGCCTCGACCGCCATGTCGGCCCCCTTGTAGGGCACGAGGCGGCCGATGAAGCAGCCGCGCAGCGGCAGGGTCCCGGGCTGGGGCGCGGTCAGGCTGAAGCGCGCGGGATCGATGGCGTTCTCGGGCAGCCAGACGGTCTTGTGGCGGTACCGCGCCGGGATCTCGCCCAGGGTGTGCATCGAGCCGCAGATGATCGCCGCGGCATGGCGCAGCATCGCCCCCCTGCCCGGCAGCGCCTTGTAGGCGCCGCGCACATAGGACAGCCATTCCTTTTCCCGCCGCCGCTCGCTGTCGAAGCCCCGGGGCCAGGGGACGCCGCCGTTCAGCGGTCCCAGCACGAAAGGCACGCCGGCGCGGGCGCAGAGCGGCGCGATGCGGCTGTTCGCGGTGGGCGTCAGCGGCGTCACCCGATGCACGACGTCATATGCGCCGGCGCGGATCCGCTCGCCGAAGGCGCGCCAGACCAGCCGCTCGAAATAGCCGTAGCCCAGGGTCGAGACCGCGGTCTTCATGGTCCAGCCAACGCCCTTGCCCATGCTGAGCCGCTCGGCCAGCCGCCACATCGGCGCGGCCAGCTTCTCGCTGTCGATGGCGGTGAAGTCGCGCCCCTCGACCAGGCCGGCGCGCAGGATCGCCTCGCGGTTGCGGACCTGGGTGACGATATGGACATCGGCCACCGCGCGCAGCGCATGGGCCAGCGACCAGCCGACCAGCGGGACC contains these protein-coding regions:
- a CDS encoding glycosyltransferase family 4 protein, with the protein product MVERRLKALVIAEAANPEWVSVPLVGWSLAHALRAVADVHIVTQVRNREAILRAGLVEGRDFTAIDSEKLAAPMWRLAERLSMGKGVGWTMKTAVSTLGYGYFERLVWRAFGERIRAGAYDVVHRVTPLTPTANSRIAPLCARAGVPFVLGPLNGGVPWPRGFDSERRREKEWLSYVRGAYKALPGRGAMLRHAAAIICGSMHTLGEIPARYRHKTVWLPENAIDPARFSLTAPQPGTLPLRGCFIGRLVPYKGADMAVEAALPLLRAGQLTLDIVGDGPQGDSLRAMVAREGVEQAVRFHGWLPHEQVQGVASQAQLLVFPSVREFGGGVVLEAMALGVVPVVADYAGPGELVDQATGFRIPMGSRAELVAGLRARLEAIAADPAVLPGMAAAAQARVMRDFTWSAKAAQVERIWRAVAAGAPPPQELPLPG